A genomic stretch from Meriones unguiculatus strain TT.TT164.6M chromosome 13 unlocalized genomic scaffold, Bangor_MerUng_6.1 Chr13_unordered_Scaffold_44, whole genome shotgun sequence includes:
- the LOC132651285 gene encoding zinc finger protein 120-like: MLETYRNLTAIGYNWESHNIEEHCQNSRRHTRHKRIHIGEKTHVCNRCGKAYASNSDLLRHKGTHTGEKPYECNQCGKAFVRNSHLIHKRTHTGEKPYECIQCGKAFAYNSKLLVHKRTHTGEKPYECNQCGKAFAWNSDLQKHKRTHTGEKPYECNQCAKAFADDSSLQRHKRTHTGEKPYECNQCGKAFASNSNLRVHKRIHTGEKPYECNQCGKAFVRNSHLLVHKRTHTGEKPHECNQCGKAYASNSDLLRHKGTHSGEKPYECNQCGKAFSQNSQSIIHKRTHTGEKPYECNQCAKAFADNSNL; the protein is encoded by the exons atgctagagacctacaggaacctcactgcaatAG gctacaattgggaaagtcataatatagaagagcattgtcaaaattctagaagacatacaag acataaaaggatacatataggagagaaaacTCATgtatgtaaccgatgtggtaaagcctatgcatctaacagtgatctcctaagacataaaggaactcacactggagaaaaaccttatgaatgtaatcaatgtggtaaagcctttgtacgtaacagtcatctaatacataaaagaactcacactggagagaaaccttatgaatgtatccaatgtggtaaagcctttgcatataacagtaaacttttagtacataaacgaactcacactggagaaaaaccttatgaatgtaatcaatgtggaaaagcctttgcatggaacagtgatctccaaaaacataaaagaactcacactggagagaaaccttatgaatgtaaccaatgtgctaaagcctttgcagatgacagtagtctccaaagacataaaagaactcacactggagagaaaccttatgaatgtaaccaatgtggtaaagcctttgcatctaacagtaatctacgagtacataaaagaattcacactggagagaaaccttatgaatgtaaccaatgtggtaaagcctttgtacgtaacagtcatctcctagtacataaaagaactcacactggagaaaaacctcatgaatgtaaccaatgtggtaaagcctatgcatctaacagtgatctcctaagacataaaggaactcacagtggagaaaaaccttatgaatgtaatcaatgtgggaaagccttttcacagaacagtcaatccataatacataaaagaactcacactggagagaaaccttatgaatgtaaccaatgtgctaaagcctttgcagataacagtaatCTAtga